GAATTGCCCCGGCACCAGCTCCAGTCCCCATACGCTCATCAGCTGACGGTAGTCGCGCTGGTACTGCTCGCGCCCGGCGAACCACTGCTGGGCGCTGATGCCCGACAGCTGCTTGAGCAAATCCGGATCGTTCACCGCGATGAAATCCACGGCGATCGGTGTGTCGTCATTGGCCTTGGGCGCAACGTCGAGGGTCAAGCTGTCGAGGTCGACTTTCGGCCCGAAGAACGAACAGCCCGCGAGCAACGCAAAGCCGATTGTTAGAAAAAGTCGTGCAGACAAAATGAATTTTCCTTTTCGCGAGTCAGTCCAAAAAAGTTTTTCGCTTGCTTTTTTATAGACCTGTTCTAGCGTCTTGGGTAGTTCGGTTCCTACAGCCGAATGTGGAAGGTTTGTCAAAGGAACGACAGGTCATCTGCCTCCCTTTCTAACCTGTGGTCCAGCAAGGGAAAGCGATGAACGGGCCTCCCCGATGCATTGCGCCCGCTCATCGCATCGGAGTCCGCCGACATGGCAGAAAGCACCCAGCACAAGCTCGACCGGGTTCGCCCGCCTCGAGTGCAAATCACCTATGACGTCGAAATCGGCAACGCCATCGAGAAAAAGGAATTGCCGCTGGTCGTCGGGATCCTGGCCGACCTCTCGGGAAAGCCGCTCGAACCATTGGCAAAACTGACTGAACGACGTTTTACCGAAATCGACCGCGACAACTTCAACGAAGTGCTCGCCTCCATCGCCCCCCGCGCCACGCTGCAAGTCAACAACACCCTCAGCGGCGACGACAGCAAGCTGAACATCGAACTCAACTTCAAACACATCGACGATTTCGACCCGGTCAAGGTGGTGGAGCAAGTCACCCCGCTGCGCCGACTGTTCGAGGCCCGTCAGCGCCTGCGCGATCTGTTGACCAAACTCGATGGCAACGATGATCTGGACAAGCTGTTGCGCGATGTCATCGCCAACACCGAAGGCCTCCAAGAGATCAAATCGGCCCGCCCTGACACCGCTACCCCGGCAGCTGATGCCGAGGCCCCGGCCGAACCGCAAGCCTGATCGTCCACCTGACCGAGGAAGAATTCGCCATGCCCGCCGCCGCCCAGAATCAAGCCAGCGAAAATGCTGCCGCCGAGACTTTATCCCTGCTTGACCGGATCATCGCCGAGGGCCGCATGGCCCATGACGACAGCCAGCAGGACTACGCCCGTGACATGCTCGCGGAATTCGCCACCCAGGTACTCGACGAAGGCATGGCCATCGACAAGGACACCGTGGCGATGATCAACGACCGCATCAGCAAGATCGATGAACTGATCAGTGCCCAGCTCAACGAGGTGCTGCATCACCCGGACCTGCAAAAACTCGAAGCGTCCTGGCGCGGCCTGCACTTGCTGGTGCAGAACACCGAAACCAGCACCCGGTTGAAACTGCGGCTGCTGAACGTGACGCAGAAAGAGCTGCAGAACGACCTGGAAAAAGCCGTCGAATTCGACCAGAGCGCGCTGTTCAAAAAGATCTACGAAGAGGAATACGGCACCTTCGGTGGCCACCCGTTCAGCTTGCTGGTCGGTGACTACACCTTCGGCCGCCACCCGCAGGACATCGGTCTGCTGGAAAAATTGTCGAACGTCGCCGCTGCCGCCCACGCCCCGTTCATCGCCGCCGCCAGCCCGCGCCTGTTCGACATGAACAGTTTCACCGAACTGGCCGTGCCGCGTGATCTGTCTAAAGTGTTCGAGAGCCAGGAACTGATCAAGTGGCGCTCCTTCCGTGAGAGCGAAGACTCGCGTTACGTCTCGTTGGTGCTGCCGCACTTTCTGCTGCGCCTGCCCTACGGCCCGGACACTTCGCCAGTGGAAGGTATCAACTACGTCGAAGACACTAACGGCACCGACCACAGCAAATACTTGTGGGGCAACGCCGCGTGGGCATTGTCGCAACGCATCACCGAAGCCTTTGCCAAGTACGGTTGGTGCGCGGCGATCCGTGGCGCTGAAGGTGGCGGCGCGGTCGAAGGCCTGCCGGCGCACACCTTCCGCACCAGCTCCGGCGACCTGTCGCTCAAATGCCCGACCGAAGTAGCGATCACCGACCGCCGGGAAAAAGAGCTCAACGACCTCGGTTTCATCGCCCTGTGCCACAAGAAGAACAGCGACATCGCGGTGTTCTTCGGCGGCCAGACCACCAACAAATCCAAGGTCTACAACACCAACGAGGCGAACGCCAACGCACGAATCTCGGCGATGTTGCCGTACGTGCTCGCTGCCTCGCGTTTCGCCCATTACCTGAAGGTGATCATGCGCGACAAGGTCGGCAGCTTCATGACCCGCGACAACGTGCAGACCTACCTCAACAACTGGATCGCCGACTACGTGCTGATCAACGACAACGCGCCGCAGGAGATCAAGGCGCAGTACCCGTTACGTGAGGCCCGAGTGGACGTCACTGAAGTCGCCGGCAAACCCGGTGCCTATCGCGCGACCGTGTTCCTGCGGCCGCACTTCCAGCTGGAAGAACTGACGGCATCGATCCGCCTGGTCGCCACACTGCCGCCTCCGGTAGCAGCCTGACCTGCCTGCGCCCGCAGGATTTACCTGCGGGCGCTCCCCCGTTTGACTAGCGCGATAACCTTCAGGAGTTTCAAGCGATGGATGCAATCATTCTCGACCTCGGCGGCGACATCAAAGGCGACAGCCTGCTCGAGGGCTACGCGGACAAGATCGAAGTCATGTCCTACAGCCACAACGTGGCGATGCAGGTGACCAACGACGTCAGCAACTCGGAACGAACTTCCGGCAGACCCCATGTCGGCGAGTTCACCCTGACCAAATTCGTCGACACCTCCACACCGTCCCTCAACGAATACTGCTGCGCCGGCAAACCGATTCCGGAAGCCAAGATCACCATCGGCCGCAACGCTGCCGAAGGCAGCGGCCAACTACTGCCGTTCATCATCTATACCCTGACTAACGTGGTGATCTCCAATGTCAGCGTCAGTGGCGGCACCGGTGGCAAACCGGTGGAAACCCTGTCCCTGAACTTCACCAAAATCAAATGGGAGCTGACAGCACAGAAGGACGACGGTACCAAGGAAGGCACGGCTGCCTCGACCTGGGACCTGGCCGCCAACAAGCTGGTCAGTTAAGCGGACGCCCCGGTCATGGCCGGCACCGGCATCCTTGCGCCATTGTTCGAACGCCTCGCGGCCGGCGAGTCCGACGTCGCGCAGGCGTTCGATCTTCACGGGCTGCTCGACTCGGTGCACACAGAACTGTCGCGCCTGTTCAACACCCGCCGTGGCCCACGAACGCTCACCTCCCCGCCCAGCGTGATCGACTACGGCATCGCCGACTGGAGCGCGCTGCAACAGCAGCGCAGCGATGACCGTCGTCGGCTGGCGCGGGACATTCGCGAAGCCATCACCCATTTCGAACCGCGCCTGCTGCTGGGCGAGGTTCAGGTCAATCCCTTGCCCGCTCAGCCGCAGCAACTGAGCATTCGTCTGGTCGGAGAGCTACGCAGCGGCCAGCAGCACTGGCCAGTGGCATTTGTCATCGAGCCCGGCAACGAAGGGCTGGAGGTACGCCATGAGCGACT
The sequence above is a segment of the Pseudomonas sp. HS6 genome. Coding sequences within it:
- a CDS encoding type VI secretion protein codes for the protein MSARLFLTIGFALLAGCSFFGPKVDLDSLTLDVAPKANDDTPIAVDFIAVNDPDLLKQLSGISAQQWFAGREQYQRDYRQLMSVWGLELVPGQFIDRQPFPLGGKRAAGLLVFASYNTPGAHRLRLDDQSDAWLKFDSREMSLVSKEN
- the tssB gene encoding type VI secretion system contractile sheath small subunit, with protein sequence MAESTQHKLDRVRPPRVQITYDVEIGNAIEKKELPLVVGILADLSGKPLEPLAKLTERRFTEIDRDNFNEVLASIAPRATLQVNNTLSGDDSKLNIELNFKHIDDFDPVKVVEQVTPLRRLFEARQRLRDLLTKLDGNDDLDKLLRDVIANTEGLQEIKSARPDTATPAADAEAPAEPQA
- the tssC gene encoding type VI secretion system contractile sheath large subunit; the encoded protein is MPAAAQNQASENAAAETLSLLDRIIAEGRMAHDDSQQDYARDMLAEFATQVLDEGMAIDKDTVAMINDRISKIDELISAQLNEVLHHPDLQKLEASWRGLHLLVQNTETSTRLKLRLLNVTQKELQNDLEKAVEFDQSALFKKIYEEEYGTFGGHPFSLLVGDYTFGRHPQDIGLLEKLSNVAAAAHAPFIAAASPRLFDMNSFTELAVPRDLSKVFESQELIKWRSFRESEDSRYVSLVLPHFLLRLPYGPDTSPVEGINYVEDTNGTDHSKYLWGNAAWALSQRITEAFAKYGWCAAIRGAEGGGAVEGLPAHTFRTSSGDLSLKCPTEVAITDRREKELNDLGFIALCHKKNSDIAVFFGGQTTNKSKVYNTNEANANARISAMLPYVLAASRFAHYLKVIMRDKVGSFMTRDNVQTYLNNWIADYVLINDNAPQEIKAQYPLREARVDVTEVAGKPGAYRATVFLRPHFQLEELTASIRLVATLPPPVAA
- a CDS encoding Hcp family type VI secretion system effector, giving the protein MDAIILDLGGDIKGDSLLEGYADKIEVMSYSHNVAMQVTNDVSNSERTSGRPHVGEFTLTKFVDTSTPSLNEYCCAGKPIPEAKITIGRNAAEGSGQLLPFIIYTLTNVVISNVSVSGGTGGKPVETLSLNFTKIKWELTAQKDDGTKEGTAASTWDLAANKLVS
- the tssE gene encoding type VI secretion system baseplate subunit TssE; this translates as MAGTGILAPLFERLAAGESDVAQAFDLHGLLDSVHTELSRLFNTRRGPRTLTSPPSVIDYGIADWSALQQQRSDDRRRLARDIREAITHFEPRLLLGEVQVNPLPAQPQQLSIRLVGELRSGQQHWPVAFVIEPGNEGLEVRHERLD